One region of Faecalibacter bovis genomic DNA includes:
- a CDS encoding BrxA/BrxB family bacilliredoxin has translation MYPAEIVMPMKEQLTSNGFEDLTTPEQVEAAIAKPGTTLVMVNSVCGCAAGAARPGVLQSLDNDKVPTNLTTVFAGFDKDAVAKAREFFAPFPPSSPAVALFKDGELVHMLERHHIEGHSAAMIAENLKQAYNEFA, from the coding sequence ATGTATCCAGCAGAAATAGTTATGCCGATGAAGGAGCAATTAACTTCTAACGGTTTCGAAGATTTAACAACTCCAGAACAAGTAGAAGCTGCAATTGCAAAACCAGGAACTACATTAGTTATGGTAAATAGTGTATGTGGTTGTGCTGCAGGTGCTGCAAGACCAGGTGTTTTACAATCTTTAGATAACGATAAAGTTCCAACAAATTTAACTACAGTTTTCGCAGGATTTGATAAAGATGCTGTTGCTAAAGCGCGTGAGTTTTTCGCACCATTTCCACCAAGTTCACCAGCGGTTGCTTTATTTAAAGATGGTGAATTAGTTCATATGTTAGAGCGTCATCATATCGAAGGACACTCTGCAGCAATGATTGCTGAAAACTTAAAACAAGCTTATAACGAGTTTGCTTAA
- the rnpA gene encoding ribonuclease P protein component translates to MKLTFGKNEKLKSKKAIENLFSEGQSYVSHPIRIVYKVNPKQDYTIQVGESVAKKKFKHAVDRNLLKRRIKEAYRLNKQLVQLPEDVSVDILFIYTSSKIKDYSTIEHSIKEILTKLDLKLNKKEQQ, encoded by the coding sequence ATGAAATTGACATTTGGTAAGAACGAAAAATTAAAAAGTAAAAAAGCCATAGAAAATTTATTTTCGGAAGGTCAGTCTTATGTGTCTCATCCAATTCGGATTGTATATAAAGTTAATCCAAAGCAAGATTATACGATACAAGTTGGTGAAAGTGTGGCAAAGAAAAAATTTAAACATGCTGTAGATCGTAATCTTTTAAAAAGACGCATCAAAGAAGCCTATCGTTTAAATAAGCAATTAGTACAACTTCCTGAAGATGTATCTGTAGATATTTTATTCATTTACACATCATCAAAAATTAAGGATTATTCTACAATTGAACATTCGATAAAAGAAATCTTAACGAAATTGGATTTAAAACTAAATAAAAAAGAGCAACAATAA
- a CDS encoding MarC family protein, whose amino-acid sequence MDFFSKININEIGTTFAVLFAVIDILGSIPIIVGIRSKVGHIQSEKASLAAGILMISFLFFGTKILNLVGVDVQSFAVAGAFVIFIIALEMILGIEIQKGVEANSASIVPIAFPLVAGAGSLTTVLSLRSQYADINIVIAIILNMLIVYLVLKFAGKLEKWMGPGVLSVLKKVFGVILLSIAIKLFTSNIGALFMQQINF is encoded by the coding sequence ATGGATTTTTTCTCTAAAATAAACATCAATGAAATAGGGACAACATTTGCGGTACTTTTTGCCGTAATTGATATCCTTGGTAGTATTCCTATCATCGTAGGAATCAGAAGTAAAGTAGGTCATATTCAATCAGAAAAAGCATCATTAGCGGCCGGAATTTTAATGATTTCGTTCTTGTTTTTCGGAACAAAAATTTTAAATCTTGTTGGTGTTGATGTACAATCTTTCGCCGTTGCCGGAGCTTTTGTTATCTTTATCATCGCTCTGGAAATGATTTTAGGAATCGAGATTCAGAAAGGTGTAGAAGCAAATTCAGCATCAATCGTACCAATTGCTTTCCCTTTAGTTGCCGGAGCAGGATCGTTAACAACAGTACTATCTTTACGTTCGCAATATGCTGATATTAACATTGTAATTGCAATCATCCTAAATATGTTGATTGTTTATTTAGTGTTAAAATTTGCAGGAAAACTAGAAAAATGGATGGGACCTGGTGTTTTATCAGTTTTAAAGAAAGTTTTTGGTGTAATTTTGTTATCTATTGCAATCAAGCTTTTTACTTCGAATATCGGAGCACTGTTTATGCAACAAATTAATTTTTAA
- a CDS encoding LytR/AlgR family response regulator transcription factor — MKIIIIEDEKPAARLLQRRIEKLGYNVEVMLHSVQDSIHWLINHPHPDLIFLDIQLSDGLSFQIFDEIDVNSAIIFTTAYDEYALKAFKLNSVDYLLKPVDTDDLAFAIEKFEKQSQVKMNFSQIRNLFDQNKTYKERFTTKIGTSIKMITTDEVECFYSDNKATYAFTKEGKNYLLDYTLDKIEESINPKQFFRINRGQIIHIDAIKEISVYTNSRLKINLNKYNEQECIVSREKVNDFRNWLED, encoded by the coding sequence ATGAAAATTATAATTATAGAAGACGAAAAACCCGCTGCTCGCCTACTCCAACGTCGTATAGAAAAATTAGGATACAACGTAGAAGTTATGTTGCATTCTGTACAAGATAGTATCCATTGGTTGATAAATCATCCGCACCCCGACTTAATTTTTTTAGATATTCAATTGTCGGATGGTTTATCATTCCAAATTTTTGATGAAATTGACGTGAATTCTGCAATTATTTTCACCACTGCTTATGATGAATATGCGTTGAAAGCATTCAAATTAAATTCTGTTGATTATTTATTAAAACCAGTTGATACCGACGATTTAGCTTTTGCGATAGAAAAATTCGAAAAACAAAGTCAGGTAAAAATGAATTTTTCTCAGATTAGAAATCTTTTTGATCAAAATAAAACCTATAAAGAGCGTTTTACAACAAAAATTGGTACGTCTATAAAAATGATTACAACTGATGAAGTTGAATGTTTTTACAGCGACAATAAAGCAACCTATGCTTTTACCAAAGAAGGCAAAAATTATTTGTTAGATTATACATTAGATAAAATTGAAGAGTCAATTAATCCGAAACAATTTTTTAGAATAAATCGCGGGCAAATAATTCATATTGATGCAATAAAAGAAATATCAGTTTACACAAACTCACGGTTAAAAATCAATTTAAATAAATATAATGAACAAGAATGCATTGTAAGTCGCGAAAAAGTGAATGATTTTCGGAATTGGTTAGAAGATTAG
- a CDS encoding histidine kinase translates to MNNFKDSILYLISIILVVVIMLLTMLFKKGFAFEIYGVEDIISIVIAYILLGVLTFQVLKGIVVVDKTTLTRNILIMIGINFIIYSIMFFTNPNTQLAYFFNSTAFNYFIGYFLFSLCASFIGSSLFYEYKKEIDKNGFHSYVIWRYFLQSIIVIQFLYYVFTVFVNDLFPIDIFYNQTANYVLVGIITSIFLSIFYYLEKNRNKFEKQIKKETSKAETATANFETLKNQLDPHFLFNSLNVLTGLIEENPEKAVDFTTSLSKIYRYLLEQKDKEVVPLEEEIRFAKTYINLLKLRFENSIHFHMNLMDFQEDEFIVPLSLQILLENTIKHNIVSESKPLKIRIYKEDNFLIIENSFQPKDSIKDSTGVGLNNIKKRYELISDQKIEIYQTEQNFSVRLPILTNKIDITTQENLSYQEAVDRTIELKDFYSNLVKLGLGNVFLFCINYLTSPTYLWYLYILLGTVISIAIMSVKIFGFNKKWEVRKTKEILMKKNQLKKWK, encoded by the coding sequence ATGAACAATTTTAAAGATTCTATTTTATATCTAATTTCAATCATTTTGGTTGTTGTAATTATGTTATTAACGATGTTGTTTAAAAAAGGATTTGCTTTCGAAATTTATGGTGTAGAAGATATTATCAGCATAGTTATCGCATATATTTTATTAGGCGTGTTAACTTTTCAAGTGCTTAAAGGAATTGTGGTTGTAGACAAAACAACGCTGACCAGAAATATACTAATCATGATTGGTATAAATTTTATTATTTATTCAATCATGTTTTTTACAAATCCGAACACGCAATTGGCTTATTTCTTTAATAGCACGGCATTCAACTATTTTATTGGTTATTTTCTTTTCAGTTTATGTGCTTCGTTTATAGGCTCAAGTTTGTTTTATGAATACAAGAAAGAAATCGACAAAAATGGATTCCATTCTTATGTCATTTGGCGATATTTTCTTCAATCAATAATTGTTATTCAGTTTCTTTATTATGTTTTTACAGTTTTTGTAAATGATTTATTTCCGATAGATATTTTCTACAATCAAACAGCAAATTATGTTTTGGTAGGAATTATCACCTCAATATTTCTTTCGATATTTTATTACTTGGAAAAAAATCGAAATAAATTCGAGAAACAAATCAAAAAAGAAACATCTAAAGCCGAAACTGCAACCGCTAATTTCGAAACGCTAAAAAATCAATTAGATCCTCATTTTTTATTTAATAGCTTAAATGTTTTAACAGGATTAATAGAAGAAAATCCAGAAAAAGCAGTTGATTTTACGACTTCACTTTCTAAAATCTATCGTTATTTATTAGAACAAAAAGACAAAGAAGTTGTTCCGTTAGAAGAAGAAATACGATTTGCCAAAACGTATATTAATTTATTAAAGTTAAGATTTGAAAATAGTATTCATTTTCACATGAATCTAATGGATTTTCAAGAAGATGAATTTATTGTTCCGCTTTCATTACAGATTTTATTAGAAAATACAATCAAACATAATATTGTTTCTGAATCCAAACCTTTAAAAATTAGAATTTATAAAGAAGATAATTTCTTGATTATAGAAAATTCTTTCCAACCGAAAGATTCAATCAAAGATTCGACAGGTGTTGGTTTAAATAATATTAAAAAACGATACGAATTGATTTCTGATCAAAAGATTGAAATTTATCAAACTGAACAAAATTTTAGTGTTAGACTTCCAATATTAACAAACAAAATAGATATAACAACTCAAGAAAATTTATCTTATCAAGAAGCAGTAGATCGCACGATTGAATTAAAGGATTTTTATAGCAACTTGGTAAAATTAGGATTAGGTAATGTATTTTTATTTTGTATAAATTATTTAACAAGTCCAACTTATTTGTGGTATTTGTACATATTATTAGGAACAGTTATTTCTATTGCTATAATGTCTGTAAAAATTTTCGGTTTTAATAAAAAATGGGAAGTACGTAAAACAAAAGAGATTTTAATGAAAAAGAATCAGCTTAAAAAGTGGAAATAG
- a CDS encoding BatD family protein, translated as MKAFRIFNTLFVLVFASTWALGQQVSFKSEANRKFLAVGESLQVGFFIEAEDTDYSIDSPMKYPDHNGFRLVGENKTQHVEYVNGKGLIQDGIILIFTPEREGKLRIGSARIVIDGKTYTTKPIDVEVSKSSTSALSNRANTNQPVFLQTNVSNTNPYINEQVGLTVKMYSRDLGLLNRKRNFRQGKLEGLSPKMVTSRPETIKQEMVSGKPYFSEEIAKYNLFPQREGRIEIDPFSMDILVSGIYGTEAYEIKSNPVVINAKALPEEGKPNNFSGAVGDFKLKTSINKKELSVNESANLNIEISGKGNFNTIIVPEVKTPGNIEFYAPKKKNDFKVYEEGMQGSVSTEIVMVPSFGGDYTIAPVEFSYFDPEKEKYITLKSDAIDLSVDGLTANEVKNNSDDLNLNDHSESIEKGITKSVSELANDVKKGNGKWLWTAGGIIAASVLGLFLLRRKKDDTEENEDDNQTDVNENKFARKAIKPSINENMISTSVNVSTEGKRILNAKLEALQQNIHHPDFKTFYQLQEDLLCEIGMKYSGTDLANFSDYSVGEKLVQCGWNQDLVNDWKTLLNKARQAKYSAISSSNEDLTDVYFKTEKLVNQFIK; from the coding sequence ATGAAAGCGTTTAGGATTTTTAATACATTATTTGTTTTAGTCTTTGCATCTACTTGGGCATTAGGACAACAAGTGTCGTTTAAATCTGAAGCGAACAGAAAATTTTTAGCAGTTGGCGAAAGCTTACAAGTAGGATTTTTTATTGAAGCTGAAGATACAGATTATAGTATAGATTCGCCGATGAAATATCCAGACCATAATGGGTTTAGATTAGTTGGTGAGAATAAAACACAACATGTAGAATATGTAAATGGAAAAGGTTTGATTCAGGACGGAATTATCTTAATTTTCACTCCAGAACGTGAAGGGAAATTAAGAATTGGTTCAGCCAGAATTGTAATTGATGGTAAAACATATACTACAAAACCTATTGATGTAGAAGTTTCTAAATCCTCAACTTCTGCCCTATCAAATCGTGCTAATACAAATCAACCAGTTTTTTTACAAACAAACGTTTCTAATACGAATCCTTACATTAATGAACAAGTTGGTTTAACTGTAAAAATGTATTCTCGTGATTTAGGATTATTAAACCGTAAACGTAATTTCCGACAAGGAAAATTAGAAGGTTTAAGTCCAAAAATGGTTACAAGCAGACCAGAAACTATTAAACAAGAAATGGTCTCTGGAAAACCATATTTTTCGGAAGAAATTGCAAAATATAATTTATTTCCTCAACGTGAAGGTCGTATAGAAATTGATCCATTTTCTATGGATATTTTAGTTTCTGGAATTTACGGAACGGAAGCGTACGAAATTAAAAGTAATCCGGTTGTAATTAATGCGAAAGCATTACCAGAAGAAGGAAAACCAAATAATTTTTCGGGTGCTGTTGGTGATTTTAAATTAAAAACATCAATCAATAAAAAAGAATTAAGCGTAAACGAAAGTGCTAATTTGAATATTGAAATTTCGGGTAAAGGAAACTTTAATACGATTATAGTTCCGGAAGTTAAAACTCCTGGAAATATTGAATTTTATGCACCTAAAAAGAAAAACGATTTTAAAGTTTACGAAGAAGGAATGCAAGGTTCTGTTTCTACAGAAATAGTGATGGTTCCATCTTTTGGAGGTGATTACACCATTGCGCCAGTTGAGTTTTCTTATTTTGATCCTGAAAAAGAAAAATATATTACGCTAAAAAGTGATGCAATAGATTTATCAGTTGATGGTTTAACTGCGAATGAAGTTAAGAACAATTCAGACGATTTAAACTTAAATGATCACAGCGAATCGATAGAAAAAGGAATTACAAAATCGGTTTCAGAATTAGCAAATGATGTAAAAAAAGGAAACGGAAAATGGTTGTGGACTGCAGGTGGAATCATCGCTGCAAGTGTTTTAGGTTTATTTTTATTGCGTCGTAAAAAAGATGATACTGAAGAAAATGAAGATGATAATCAAACTGATGTAAACGAGAATAAATTTGCTCGAAAAGCTATAAAACCTAGTATTAATGAAAATATGATTTCAACTTCTGTAAATGTTTCAACCGAAGGAAAAAGAATATTAAATGCTAAATTAGAAGCTTTACAACAAAATATTCATCATCCAGATTTTAAAACATTTTACCAATTACAAGAAGATTTGTTATGTGAAATCGGTATGAAATATTCAGGTACAGATTTAGCTAATTTTTCGGATTACAGCGTTGGCGAAAAACTTGTACAATGTGGTTGGAATCAAGATTTAGTTAACGATTGGAAAACACTTTTAAACAAAGCAAGACAAGCAAAATATTCAGCGATTTCATCTTCAAATGAAGATTTAACAGATGTATATTTCAAAACAGAAAAGCTTGTCAATCAATTTATCAAATAA
- a CDS encoding tetratricopeptide repeat protein — protein MIYFLKHYGFFIAIVISTITFAQNKAKDYIIEGNSYYEDGKFDNAEYSYKRAALEDPTSVKANYNLGNALYKQKRYKESISHYNRSAEVATSKADKHSAYHNAGNAYLEEQNFEKAVESFKNALRNDPHDESTRYNLAYAKKMLEKQKQKDQNQSKQSSNKEDQKKDKNDQQKQDQQKDQNQQNQQQNNNQNDQNQENQADKNQREKDGGNPKNGGQNGDQKGDGNQQNPQISQGSKGEGADKENAPIGLGEGMLKALQEQEMRTQRRIIQQKADKQRSNTSKDW, from the coding sequence ATGATTTACTTTTTAAAACATTATGGTTTTTTTATAGCTATTGTAATTTCAACGATAACTTTTGCTCAAAATAAAGCAAAAGATTATATCATTGAAGGAAACAGCTATTATGAAGATGGAAAATTTGATAATGCTGAGTATTCGTATAAACGTGCTGCATTAGAAGATCCTACATCCGTTAAGGCAAATTATAATTTAGGTAATGCTTTGTACAAACAAAAGCGTTACAAAGAAAGTATTTCTCATTATAATCGTTCGGCAGAAGTTGCAACTTCTAAAGCAGATAAACATTCGGCTTATCATAACGCCGGAAATGCTTATTTGGAAGAACAAAATTTTGAGAAAGCGGTGGAAAGTTTTAAGAATGCCTTAAGAAACGATCCGCACGACGAATCAACTCGATACAATTTAGCTTACGCTAAAAAAATGCTTGAAAAGCAAAAACAAAAAGATCAAAATCAATCTAAACAATCTTCAAACAAAGAAGATCAGAAGAAAGATAAAAATGATCAGCAAAAGCAAGATCAACAAAAAGATCAGAACCAACAAAATCAACAACAGAACAATAATCAGAATGATCAGAATCAAGAAAATCAGGCTGATAAAAATCAAAGAGAAAAAGATGGTGGAAATCCTAAAAATGGTGGACAAAATGGAGACCAAAAAGGAGATGGAAATCAACAAAATCCTCAGATTTCACAAGGTTCTAAAGGTGAAGGTGCAGACAAAGAAAATGCTCCAATTGGTTTAGGTGAAGGAATGTTGAAAGCTTTACAGGAACAAGAAATGAGAACACAACGACGTATTATTCAGCAAAAAGCGGATAAACAACGATCTAATACATCGAAAGATTGGTAA
- a CDS encoding VWA domain-containing protein, whose product MQWGDFGQIIWLLALFVVIFLSVNVYRWRERVKTTFADKHLLPFIFPMISSRRFLLKLFLSCAAIFLIIISLMDPLFGQKEVEVKREGIDLVFVLDLSSSMNAQDVAPSRIEKSTKFIADFMNQLGGDRAGLVVFAANAYTISPLTNDYAAIESYLHNVNTELISSQGTDFQNAVQEASKLLSKSANQSKMIVIISDGEDNENSTGNAIDLAKDQNIHIVSIGVGTEKGGPIPMYYNGYQDDFKRDRNGNTVISKLESSNLRKLAEQTNGTYIQLNSIQDGISNLAFYKTRLNKNEIATSTTKDMNHIYQWFLGLAILLLFIELLTSEYKFFKKRIK is encoded by the coding sequence ATGCAGTGGGGTGATTTTGGACAAATAATATGGTTATTGGCTTTATTTGTAGTTATATTTTTATCGGTTAATGTTTACCGATGGAGAGAACGTGTAAAAACAACTTTTGCTGATAAACATCTCCTTCCTTTTATATTTCCGATGATTTCTTCCAGACGATTTTTATTAAAATTGTTCTTATCATGTGCTGCAATATTTTTGATAATTATTTCTTTGATGGATCCTTTATTTGGACAAAAGGAAGTTGAAGTGAAACGCGAAGGAATTGATTTGGTTTTCGTACTAGATTTATCTTCAAGTATGAACGCGCAAGATGTGGCACCATCAAGAATTGAAAAATCGACGAAGTTTATTGCTGATTTTATGAATCAATTAGGTGGCGATCGTGCTGGATTAGTGGTTTTTGCTGCAAATGCTTACACAATTTCTCCATTAACTAATGATTATGCTGCCATTGAAAGTTATCTTCATAATGTAAACACAGAATTAATTTCTAGTCAAGGAACCGATTTTCAGAATGCTGTACAAGAAGCTTCTAAGTTATTAAGTAAGTCTGCTAATCAAAGTAAAATGATCGTGATTATTTCTGACGGAGAGGATAACGAAAATAGTACTGGTAACGCAATCGATTTAGCGAAAGATCAAAATATACACATAGTTTCCATTGGTGTAGGAACAGAAAAAGGTGGTCCTATCCCAATGTATTATAACGGATATCAAGATGATTTTAAAAGAGATAGAAATGGGAATACTGTAATATCTAAATTAGAATCTAGTAATCTACGCAAGTTAGCCGAACAAACTAACGGAACTTATATCCAATTAAATTCTATTCAAGACGGCATTTCAAATTTAGCTTTTTATAAAACAAGATTAAATAAAAATGAGATAGCAACATCTACTACGAAGGATATGAATCATATCTATCAGTGGTTTTTAGGTTTAGCTATATTGTTACTTTTTATAGAATTATTAACATCTGAATATAAGTTTTTTAAGAAGAGAATTAAGTAG
- a CDS encoding vWA domain-containing protein: MFNFEFQTPWVLLLLLILPFFIFREIKKSKQKKASLKISSLKPFGSAKSNLSRYKPLLFVMRMLAMALCIIALARPRIVDVTTQIKSDEGVDILVTVDTSLSMMAQDLKPDRLNALKEVAKEFANQRPTDRIGLVEYSGEALTRVPLTTDREMLVSEIDRLQSGILEDGTAIGVGLATAINHLKDSKAVSKVIILITDGVESINPSADLMYVSPRQAAEIAASKGIKVYTIGIGTNGQAPFPTGYDIYGGLIFEMRPVEIDELLLEEIADKTGGLYFRATSNETLKNIYSEIDRLEKSEINEIKFYNYTELFAKFLLPALILLLLEIVLRRTVFKELI; encoded by the coding sequence ATGTTTAACTTTGAATTTCAGACGCCTTGGGTTTTACTTTTGTTATTGATTTTACCATTTTTCATTTTTAGAGAAATAAAAAAATCAAAACAAAAAAAAGCGTCTTTAAAAATCAGTTCTCTAAAACCATTTGGTTCAGCAAAGAGTAATTTATCACGATACAAACCATTACTTTTTGTTATGCGAATGTTGGCTATGGCTTTATGTATTATTGCTTTGGCTCGACCTCGTATTGTTGATGTAACGACTCAAATAAAATCAGACGAAGGTGTTGATATTTTGGTAACTGTAGATACTTCTTTAAGTATGATGGCGCAAGATTTAAAACCTGATCGTCTAAACGCTTTAAAAGAAGTTGCGAAAGAATTTGCCAATCAACGACCAACAGATCGTATTGGTTTGGTAGAATATTCTGGCGAAGCATTAACTCGTGTTCCCCTAACAACGGACAGGGAAATGTTAGTCTCTGAAATCGATCGTTTACAATCTGGAATCTTAGAAGATGGAACAGCAATTGGTGTTGGATTAGCAACAGCTATCAATCATTTAAAAGATAGTAAAGCAGTTTCTAAAGTTATTATTCTGATTACGGATGGTGTTGAAAGTATCAATCCGTCTGCCGATTTAATGTATGTTTCTCCAAGACAAGCAGCAGAAATTGCAGCTTCTAAAGGAATCAAAGTTTATACAATCGGTATTGGTACAAACGGACAAGCTCCTTTTCCTACTGGATATGATATTTATGGTGGATTAATTTTTGAAATGCGTCCAGTGGAAATTGACGAATTACTTTTAGAAGAAATTGCTGATAAAACAGGTGGTTTATATTTCCGAGCTACAAGTAACGAAACATTAAAAAATATTTATTCGGAAATTGATCGATTAGAAAAATCAGAAATTAATGAAATCAAATTTTATAATTATACAGAACTTTTCGCAAAATTCTTGTTACCAGCTTTAATTTTATTGCTGTTAGAAATTGTGCTAAGAAGAACCGTTTTTAAAGAATTAATTTAA
- a CDS encoding BatD family protein — translation MKKLFLLGSLFFSSLGFAQELDAKIDTTKIKIGEPVRLIYSIDFTKGDKIQFQSLKDTLSHHIEIIDQKIDTVIEGENKKIVHQLDLTSYDAGEYFIPTIPVEKNGQVLRTPSFQIEVQDVEVDTAQAKVHPIKPIMTVEYSLRDYWNKYWIYGITALILFIIALVLIILFIRSKSRNLKNLEPKTPYEEMIAGLKSLDAKKYLKRGEQREYYTQLSFILRRYIGKVYHFSALEILSDDLAQTIENREDIVAEDKHLFRKFLSDSDLVKFAKQELDEEKNVKYRTWVGEFVERIKPLDLPENDSETEDKVTGEKYKKWDNS, via the coding sequence ATGAAGAAGCTATTTCTTTTAGGAAGTTTATTTTTTTCGTCTCTTGGTTTTGCTCAAGAATTAGATGCGAAAATTGATACGACAAAGATTAAAATAGGTGAACCTGTTCGATTAATTTATTCTATTGATTTTACGAAAGGTGATAAAATTCAATTTCAATCATTAAAAGATACACTTTCTCATCACATCGAAATTATTGATCAAAAAATTGATACAGTAATTGAAGGTGAAAATAAGAAAATTGTACATCAATTGGATTTGACTTCTTATGATGCGGGCGAATATTTTATACCGACAATTCCGGTTGAAAAAAATGGACAAGTTTTAAGAACGCCATCTTTCCAAATCGAAGTTCAGGATGTTGAAGTAGATACTGCACAAGCTAAAGTACATCCAATTAAACCAATTATGACGGTCGAGTATTCATTGCGTGATTATTGGAATAAATATTGGATTTATGGAATTACAGCTTTAATTCTGTTTATTATAGCTCTTGTTTTAATCATCTTATTTATTCGTTCAAAATCTAGAAATTTAAAAAATCTTGAACCAAAAACTCCTTACGAGGAAATGATTGCAGGATTAAAATCTTTGGATGCAAAAAAATATTTAAAGAGAGGTGAACAACGAGAATATTACACACAACTTTCATTTATTTTGCGTAGATATATTGGTAAAGTTTATCATTTTTCAGCATTAGAAATCTTGTCAGATGATTTGGCACAAACGATAGAAAATCGTGAAGATATTGTTGCTGAAGATAAACATTTATTCAGAAAATTCTTATCTGATTCAGATTTAGTAAAATTTGCGAAGCAAGAATTAGATGAAGAAAAAAATGTAAAATACAGAACGTGGGTTGGTGAATTTGTAGAACGTATAAAACCGCTTGATCTTCCGGAAAATGATTCCGAAACTGAAGATAAAGTTACAGGTGAGAAGTACAAAAAGTGGGATAATAGCTAA
- a CDS encoding DUF58 domain-containing protein — translation MDTKEILKRVKRIELKSKRKASNLFMGEYHSSFKGRGMIFSEVRPYQYGDDVRNIDWNKTARYNEPYVKVFEEERELTMYLLIDVSESGNFGTRKQIKMETIAEIAASLAFSATTYNDKVGLVLYTDHIEKFIPPKKGKQHVLRIVREIISYEPISKKTDLAETLEQFMKYARRKSNVFIISDFIDSSDYDKPLRVASKKHDITGLRIFDEKETIFPNIGLVNIQDQETGEIRLIDTSSANTRKMYAAYFHELDKRYHAIFKKNNAGSLSIRSDQDYVHPLLNYFKSHRF, via the coding sequence GTGGATACTAAAGAAATTTTAAAACGTGTAAAACGTATTGAATTAAAGAGCAAGCGTAAAGCGAGTAATTTATTCATGGGCGAATACCACAGTTCGTTCAAAGGGCGAGGTATGATTTTTAGCGAAGTTCGTCCTTATCAATACGGCGACGATGTTAGAAATATAGATTGGAACAAAACTGCTCGCTACAATGAACCTTATGTAAAAGTTTTTGAGGAAGAACGCGAATTAACCATGTATTTGTTAATAGATGTTTCGGAATCGGGAAACTTTGGAACACGTAAGCAAATAAAAATGGAAACAATTGCTGAAATTGCTGCTTCGTTGGCTTTTTCGGCAACTACATATAATGATAAAGTAGGTTTGGTTTTATATACAGATCATATCGAAAAATTTATTCCTCCTAAAAAAGGAAAACAACATGTTTTACGAATCGTAAGAGAAATTATCTCGTACGAACCAATTAGTAAAAAAACTGATTTAGCGGAAACGTTAGAACAATTTATGAAATATGCACGTCGAAAATCGAATGTGTTTATTATTTCAGATTTTATAGATTCATCAGATTACGATAAACCTTTGCGAGTAGCATCAAAAAAACATGATATTACAGGTTTACGAATTTTTGATGAAAAGGAAACTATTTTTCCAAACATTGGTTTAGTTAATATACAAGATCAAGAAACTGGAGAAATTAGATTAATTGATACATCATCGGCTAATACTCGAAAAATGTACGCTGCATATTTTCATGAATTAGATAAAAGATACCACGCAATTTTCAAGAAAAACAATGCAGGAAGTTTATCAATTCGTTCCGATCAAGATTATGTTCATCCATTGTTAAACTATTTTAAAAGTCATCGTTTTTGA